The Numida meleagris isolate 19003 breed g44 Domestic line chromosome 7, NumMel1.0, whole genome shotgun sequence genome contains a region encoding:
- the FUBP1 gene encoding far upstream element-binding protein 1 isoform X2 — MADYSTVPPPASGAPGGGGGGGGGVNDAFKDALQRARQIAAKIGGDAGTSMNSNDYGYGGQKRPLEDGDGSWTSPSSTTHWEGMPSPFKDQPDAKKVAPQNDSFGNQLPPMHQQQRSVMTEEYKVPDGMVGFIIGRGGEQISRIQQESGCKIQIAPDSGGLPERSCMLTGTPESVQSAKRLLDQIVEKGRPAPGFHHGDGPGNAVQEIMIPASKAGLVIGKGGETIKQLQERAGVKMVMIQDGPQNTGADKPLRITGDPYKVQQAKEMVLELIRDQGGFREVRNEYGSRIGGNEGIDVPIPRFAVGIVIGRNGEMIKKIQNDAGVRIQFKPDDGTTPDRIAQITGPPDRCQHAAEIITDLLRSVQAGNPGGPGGPGGRGRGRGQGNWNMGPPGGLQEFNFIVPTGKTGLIIGKGGETIKSISQQSGARIELQRNPPPNADPNMKMFTIRGTPQQIDYARQLIEEKIGGPVNPLGPPVPHGPHGVVPGPHGPPGPPGPGAPMGPYNPAPYNPGPPGPAPHGPPAPYAPQGWGNAYPHWQPPNPPDPGKPGTDPNSAAWAAYYAHYYQQQAQPPPAAPPGGPATTQTNGQGDQPNPAPAGQVDYTKAWEEYYKKMGQAVPAPAGAPPGGQPDYSAAWAEYYRQQAAYYAQTSPQGMPQHPPAPQCLPRPSTLGSAAKKQQC, encoded by the exons ATGGCGGACTATTCCACGGTGCCCCCTCCTGCTTCGGGCGCGCCCGGGGGAGGCGGCGGTGGAGGTGGAGGAGTGAACGATGCCTTTAAAGACGCGCTGCAAAGAGCTAGACAG ATTGCAGCAAAAATTGGAGGAGATGCTGGTACGTCCATGAATTCCAATGACTATGGTTATGGAGGACAAAAAAGACCTCTTGAGGATGGAG ATGGCTCTTGGACAAGTCCGAGCAGTACAACACACTGGGAGGGAATGCCCTCTCCTTTTAAAG ATCAACCAGATGCTAAGAAAGTTGCTCCTCAGAATGACT CTTTTGGAAATCAGCTACCACCAATGCATCAACAACAAAG GTCTGTGATGACAGAGGAGTACAAAGTTCCAGATGGAATGGTTGGATTCA tCATTGGCAGAGGTGGAGAACAGATCTCACGCATACAGCAAGAGTCAGGATGTAAAATACAGATTGCACCTG ATAGTGGGGGCCTGCCTGAAAGATCATGCATGCTAACTGGAACACCAGAATCTGTTCA ATCAGCAAAAAGATTACTTGATCAGATAGTTGAAAAGGGAAGACCTGCGCCTGGCTTTCATCACGGTGATGGACCCGGAAATGCAGTCCAAGAAATTATGATTCCAGCAAGTAAAGCAGGATTAGTTATTGGTAAAGGTGGAGAGACAATTAAGCAATTACAG GAGCGAGCAGGTGTCAAAATGGTCATGATTCAAGATGGTCCACAGAACACTGGTGCTGACAAGCCCCTTAGGATAACTGGAGACCCTTATAAAGTTCAG cAAGCCAAGGAAATGGTGCTGGAGTTAATTCGTGATCAAGGTGGCTTTAGAGAGGTGCGCAACGAATATGGGTCAAGAATAGGAGGAAATGAAGGGATAGAC gTTCCAATACCACGGTTTGCTGTAGGTATTGTAATTGGAAGAAATGGGGAGATGataaaaaagatacagaatgATGCTGGTGTTAGGATCCAATTTAAGCCAG ATGATGGAACAACTCCAGATAGAATAGCCCAAATCACAGGGCCTCCTGACAGATGTCAACACGCTGCAGAAATTATTACAGATCTCCTTCGAAGTGTTCAG GCTGGTAACCCTGGTGGACCAGGAGGACCTGGTGGTCGAGGAAGGGGTAGAGGTCAAGGCAACTGGAACATGGGGCCCCCTGGTGGATTACAGGAATTCAATTTTATTGTTCCCACTGGCAAAACTGGATTAATCATTGGCAAAG GTGGTGAAACTATTAAAAGCATAAGCCAACAGTCTGGTGCTAGAATAGAACTTCAAAGAAATCCTCCACCTAATGCAGATCCAAACATGAAGATGTTTACTATCCGTGGAACACCCCAGCAAATAGATTATGCACGGCAACTTATAGAAGAAAAGATTGGA GGTCCGGTAAATCCATTGGGTCCACCTGTTCCCCATGGACCCCATGGTGTTGTTCCTGGCCCACATGGACCTCCTGGGCCACCAGGCCCTGGTGCTCCCATGGGACCATATAACCCGGCTCCTTATAATCCAGGGCCTCCTGGCCCAGCACCTCA TGGTCCTCCAGCTCCGTATGCTCCACAAGGATGGGGAAACGCTTATCCGCACTGGCAGCCACCAAATCCACCAGATCCAG gTAAGCCAGGAACAGATCCTAATTCAGCAGCATGGGCGGCTTATTATGCTCACTACTatcagcagcaagcacagccaccacctgcagcccctcctggtGGACCAGCTACAACCCAAACTAATGGACAAG GAGATCAGCCAAACCCAGCACCAGCAGGGCAGGTTGACTATACAAAGGCATGGGAGGAGTACTACAAAAAAATGG
- the FUBP1 gene encoding far upstream element-binding protein 1 isoform X3 translates to MADYSTVPPPASGAPGGGGGGGGGVNDAFKDALQRARQIAAKIGGDAGTSMNSNDYGYGGQKRPLEDGDGSWTSPSSTTHWEGMPSPFKDQPDAKKVAPQNDSFGNQLPPMHQQQRSVMTEEYKVPDGMVGFIIGRGGEQISRIQQESGCKIQIAPDSGGLPERSCMLTGTPESVQSAKRLLDQIVEKGRPAPGFHHGDGPGNAVQEIMIPASKAGLVIGKGGETIKQLQERAGVKMVMIQDGPQNTGADKPLRITGDPYKVQQAKEMVLELIRDQGGFREVRNEYGSRIGGNEGIDVPIPRFAVGIVIGRNGEMIKKIQNDAGVRIQFKPDDGTTPDRIAQITGPPDRCQHAAEIITDLLRSVQAGNPGGPGGPGGRGRGRGQGNWNMGPPGGLQEFNFIVPTGKTGLIIGKGGETIKSISQQSGARIELQRNPPPNADPNMKMFTIRGTPQQIDYARQLIEEKIGGPVNPLGPPVPHGPHGVVPGPHGPPGPPGPGAPMGPYNPAPYNPGPPGPAPHGPPAPYAPQGWGNAYPHWQPPNPPDPGKPGTDPNSAAWAAYYAHYYQQQAQPPPAAPPGGPATTQTNGQGDQPNPAPAGQVDYTKAWEEYYKKMGQAVPAPAGAPPGGQPDYSAAWAEYYRQQAAYYAQTSPQGMPQHPPAPQTFNHH, encoded by the exons ATGGCGGACTATTCCACGGTGCCCCCTCCTGCTTCGGGCGCGCCCGGGGGAGGCGGCGGTGGAGGTGGAGGAGTGAACGATGCCTTTAAAGACGCGCTGCAAAGAGCTAGACAG ATTGCAGCAAAAATTGGAGGAGATGCTGGTACGTCCATGAATTCCAATGACTATGGTTATGGAGGACAAAAAAGACCTCTTGAGGATGGAG ATGGCTCTTGGACAAGTCCGAGCAGTACAACACACTGGGAGGGAATGCCCTCTCCTTTTAAAG ATCAACCAGATGCTAAGAAAGTTGCTCCTCAGAATGACT CTTTTGGAAATCAGCTACCACCAATGCATCAACAACAAAG GTCTGTGATGACAGAGGAGTACAAAGTTCCAGATGGAATGGTTGGATTCA tCATTGGCAGAGGTGGAGAACAGATCTCACGCATACAGCAAGAGTCAGGATGTAAAATACAGATTGCACCTG ATAGTGGGGGCCTGCCTGAAAGATCATGCATGCTAACTGGAACACCAGAATCTGTTCA ATCAGCAAAAAGATTACTTGATCAGATAGTTGAAAAGGGAAGACCTGCGCCTGGCTTTCATCACGGTGATGGACCCGGAAATGCAGTCCAAGAAATTATGATTCCAGCAAGTAAAGCAGGATTAGTTATTGGTAAAGGTGGAGAGACAATTAAGCAATTACAG GAGCGAGCAGGTGTCAAAATGGTCATGATTCAAGATGGTCCACAGAACACTGGTGCTGACAAGCCCCTTAGGATAACTGGAGACCCTTATAAAGTTCAG cAAGCCAAGGAAATGGTGCTGGAGTTAATTCGTGATCAAGGTGGCTTTAGAGAGGTGCGCAACGAATATGGGTCAAGAATAGGAGGAAATGAAGGGATAGAC gTTCCAATACCACGGTTTGCTGTAGGTATTGTAATTGGAAGAAATGGGGAGATGataaaaaagatacagaatgATGCTGGTGTTAGGATCCAATTTAAGCCAG ATGATGGAACAACTCCAGATAGAATAGCCCAAATCACAGGGCCTCCTGACAGATGTCAACACGCTGCAGAAATTATTACAGATCTCCTTCGAAGTGTTCAG GCTGGTAACCCTGGTGGACCAGGAGGACCTGGTGGTCGAGGAAGGGGTAGAGGTCAAGGCAACTGGAACATGGGGCCCCCTGGTGGATTACAGGAATTCAATTTTATTGTTCCCACTGGCAAAACTGGATTAATCATTGGCAAAG GTGGTGAAACTATTAAAAGCATAAGCCAACAGTCTGGTGCTAGAATAGAACTTCAAAGAAATCCTCCACCTAATGCAGATCCAAACATGAAGATGTTTACTATCCGTGGAACACCCCAGCAAATAGATTATGCACGGCAACTTATAGAAGAAAAGATTGGA GGTCCGGTAAATCCATTGGGTCCACCTGTTCCCCATGGACCCCATGGTGTTGTTCCTGGCCCACATGGACCTCCTGGGCCACCAGGCCCTGGTGCTCCCATGGGACCATATAACCCGGCTCCTTATAATCCAGGGCCTCCTGGCCCAGCACCTCA TGGTCCTCCAGCTCCGTATGCTCCACAAGGATGGGGAAACGCTTATCCGCACTGGCAGCCACCAAATCCACCAGATCCAG gTAAGCCAGGAACAGATCCTAATTCAGCAGCATGGGCGGCTTATTATGCTCACTACTatcagcagcaagcacagccaccacctgcagcccctcctggtGGACCAGCTACAACCCAAACTAATGGACAAG GAGATCAGCCAAACCCAGCACCAGCAGGGCAGGTTGACTATACAAAGGCATGGGAGGAGTACTACAAAAAAATGG
- the FUBP1 gene encoding far upstream element-binding protein 1 isoform X5 produces the protein MADYSTVPPPASGAPGGGGGGGGGVNDAFKDALQRARQIAAKIGGDAGTSMNSNDYGYGGQKRPLEDGDGSWTSPSSTTHWEGMPSPFKDQPDAKKVAPQNDSFGNQLPPMHQQQRSVMTEEYKVPDGMVGFIIGRGGEQISRIQQESGCKIQIAPDSGGLPERSCMLTGTPESVQSAKRLLDQIVEKGRPAPGFHHGDGPGNAVQEIMIPASKAGLVIGKGGETIKQLQERAGVKMVMIQDGPQNTGADKPLRITGDPYKVQQAKEMVLELIRDQGGFREVRNEYGSRIGGNEGIDVPIPRFAVGIVIGRNGEMIKKIQNDAGVRIQFKPDDGTTPDRIAQITGPPDRCQHAAEIITDLLRSVQAGNPGGPGGPGGRGRGRGQGNWNMGPPGGLQEFNFIVPTGKTGLIIGKGGETIKSISQQSGARIELQRNPPPNADPNMKMFTIRGTPQQIDYARQLIEEKIGGPVNPLGPPVPHGPHGVVPGPHGPPGPPGPGAPMGPYNPAPYNPGPPGPAPHGPPAPYAPQGWGNAYPHWQPPNPPDPGKPGTDPNSAAWAAYYAHYYQQQAQPPPAAPPGGPATTQTNGQGDQPNPAPAGQVDYTKAWEEYYKKMGQAVPAPAGAPPGGQPDYSAAWAEYYRQQAAYYAQTSPQGMPQHPPAPQGQ, from the exons ATGGCGGACTATTCCACGGTGCCCCCTCCTGCTTCGGGCGCGCCCGGGGGAGGCGGCGGTGGAGGTGGAGGAGTGAACGATGCCTTTAAAGACGCGCTGCAAAGAGCTAGACAG ATTGCAGCAAAAATTGGAGGAGATGCTGGTACGTCCATGAATTCCAATGACTATGGTTATGGAGGACAAAAAAGACCTCTTGAGGATGGAG ATGGCTCTTGGACAAGTCCGAGCAGTACAACACACTGGGAGGGAATGCCCTCTCCTTTTAAAG ATCAACCAGATGCTAAGAAAGTTGCTCCTCAGAATGACT CTTTTGGAAATCAGCTACCACCAATGCATCAACAACAAAG GTCTGTGATGACAGAGGAGTACAAAGTTCCAGATGGAATGGTTGGATTCA tCATTGGCAGAGGTGGAGAACAGATCTCACGCATACAGCAAGAGTCAGGATGTAAAATACAGATTGCACCTG ATAGTGGGGGCCTGCCTGAAAGATCATGCATGCTAACTGGAACACCAGAATCTGTTCA ATCAGCAAAAAGATTACTTGATCAGATAGTTGAAAAGGGAAGACCTGCGCCTGGCTTTCATCACGGTGATGGACCCGGAAATGCAGTCCAAGAAATTATGATTCCAGCAAGTAAAGCAGGATTAGTTATTGGTAAAGGTGGAGAGACAATTAAGCAATTACAG GAGCGAGCAGGTGTCAAAATGGTCATGATTCAAGATGGTCCACAGAACACTGGTGCTGACAAGCCCCTTAGGATAACTGGAGACCCTTATAAAGTTCAG cAAGCCAAGGAAATGGTGCTGGAGTTAATTCGTGATCAAGGTGGCTTTAGAGAGGTGCGCAACGAATATGGGTCAAGAATAGGAGGAAATGAAGGGATAGAC gTTCCAATACCACGGTTTGCTGTAGGTATTGTAATTGGAAGAAATGGGGAGATGataaaaaagatacagaatgATGCTGGTGTTAGGATCCAATTTAAGCCAG ATGATGGAACAACTCCAGATAGAATAGCCCAAATCACAGGGCCTCCTGACAGATGTCAACACGCTGCAGAAATTATTACAGATCTCCTTCGAAGTGTTCAG GCTGGTAACCCTGGTGGACCAGGAGGACCTGGTGGTCGAGGAAGGGGTAGAGGTCAAGGCAACTGGAACATGGGGCCCCCTGGTGGATTACAGGAATTCAATTTTATTGTTCCCACTGGCAAAACTGGATTAATCATTGGCAAAG GTGGTGAAACTATTAAAAGCATAAGCCAACAGTCTGGTGCTAGAATAGAACTTCAAAGAAATCCTCCACCTAATGCAGATCCAAACATGAAGATGTTTACTATCCGTGGAACACCCCAGCAAATAGATTATGCACGGCAACTTATAGAAGAAAAGATTGGA GGTCCGGTAAATCCATTGGGTCCACCTGTTCCCCATGGACCCCATGGTGTTGTTCCTGGCCCACATGGACCTCCTGGGCCACCAGGCCCTGGTGCTCCCATGGGACCATATAACCCGGCTCCTTATAATCCAGGGCCTCCTGGCCCAGCACCTCA TGGTCCTCCAGCTCCGTATGCTCCACAAGGATGGGGAAACGCTTATCCGCACTGGCAGCCACCAAATCCACCAGATCCAG gTAAGCCAGGAACAGATCCTAATTCAGCAGCATGGGCGGCTTATTATGCTCACTACTatcagcagcaagcacagccaccacctgcagcccctcctggtGGACCAGCTACAACCCAAACTAATGGACAAG GAGATCAGCCAAACCCAGCACCAGCAGGGCAGGTTGACTATACAAAGGCATGGGAGGAGTACTACAAAAAAATGG